One Ciconia boyciana chromosome 16, ASM3463844v1, whole genome shotgun sequence genomic window, ccagagctgcctcctctcccggggctgcgggcgggaAGAGGCCGCGTGCCAGGGCAGGGTCCCGCAGCACAGGGAGCGCAGGGGGGGCCCGGGGCTTAGGGCCCGCAGGGGCGCAGGGCTGCGCGGCGTCGGGCAGGGCCTGCAGAGCCGTACGGGGCCGAGGGTAGCACGGCCCCAGGGGGGAGCACCGACGcgccccggcaccccggggCTGCAGGTGGCGGAGCCAGGGCAGCGCCAGCACCCAGCACGGGCGCTGCCACGAGCCCCCGGCGCAGCACAGGGCACAGCGCGGgtggctcctgcctgctccccgcACCCGTCCAGCTCCAGGCACTCGGCACCCCCTGACCCCCACGCGCAGGCTGGGGCCCTTGCCCAGGACACCCCCAACCCATCCACGTCCCTCGTGGTGCCGGAGGCAAAGACCCACCGCGGCCGGGCCGAGCTGCCCGTGGACGCGGCCGAGCGTGGAcgggcaggcagcccctgccaggggctgggcaAGGAGCAGCTGCGGCCGTGTCCGTCCCCGGGCCGGGGTTGCGCCGGGGCGGCGAAGGGGGCCGGCAGGCCCTGGGGAGCGTTCGGCATCGGTGGGGCTGGTACCTCGCATCCCCGCCCTGGTGGGGTCGGGAGCGGGGCTATCCCCTCGGCGGGCGAGGTCCCCGGGGCAGTGCAGGTggttagcagcagcagcaatgagaCTAATCACCAGCAATTAAAAACGAAAAGGAAACGAAGCCCCAGCGGCGTGAGCAGAGCGGGGAGAGGGGTACGTACCTCCTGGAGTTGGgggcaaggaaaggaagagccAAAATCATGGAAACATACaaatgagggagaaaagaaaattaaaaaaaaaggaaaaaaaaataaaaagaggaaaccCCAAAGAACCCCCCTTGCCCCGCGCGGGTCAGTGgcgcagggctgcagcagggaagccgtgaggggccgggccggcagcACCGCCGCGGGGCCAGCCTGCCCTGGCTCGCTGTGGCTCTGTGGGACCGATCTCCTTGGCGGGGGGGCACAGGGCctggctccccccgccccgaggcctccctccccgccccacgAGCAGGCTGAGCCGCggcagccgggctggggccCACGGCTGCTCTGCCGCCTCTCCGCCCCCCGCCAACGGCCCCGGCGGCAGCAGGTGCCAGCCTCGCCATGCACGGGGCCCTCCCGCCAGCGGGGCGCTGGGCTCGCTcaggggcaggagaggcaggtCTGGGGCtctcccctgtgtccccctgccccacagctggggGTCCTTGCTcagccccagggccaggctcTGCACCGGTCAGGGCACGGTGTGGGGATAAGGCCCCCTCTCCCATCCCGAGGGGGTGGCGATACGGCAGAAACACCCCCCGGTGCGAGGACAGAGCCCCGACCCCAGCGAGAGCCCCAGGGAAAGGCCCCCACCAGACCCCGCTCCTGCCAGCACCCTGTCGTCCCCCCTCGCTTAACCCGGGCAGAGGATTCCCCAGAGCTGCCGAGAGGAGAAGCCACAGGAGCCAGGGCGTGGAGCGGGCTCGCCGGCCTCGAGAGCCGGGCTGTGCAGCAGGGCCGCGGGGATGCCATGCACGCTGCCTGCATGTGGAGCCGGGATGCGGAGGTGATAATGCTGTGGGAAGGTGAGGCAGGGACCGGTCTGTGGCATGGAGGGGGGAACGCACGCAGCCTGGGGCAGCTCGCCGCTCGCTCCCGGGGGCCTGCTCCGACAGGACCCTGCTGTGGCTCGGTGATGAGAAAGGCCTCGTGGTCTCTGTGCTCCGACACCGGACTCCAGTACCAGCTCTGCACCCCGGGGCTTGCCCAACCTAGAGGCAGAATCCCCCGGGACGCCCACCCAGCCGCACCGCAGGGCCTCATCAGCTGTGAGTCTGCTCCTGCTGACCACCCCACGGAAGACGGAGCGCTGCTGGACCTACGGACGCCTTCCCCATGGGGGCTGTGCCCCCATCTCCAGCCTCTCACCCCTCCACAGGGCCGCGCTCCGAGGAGCCAGGCCAGCAGGCGAGGTGCACACAGCCCAAGGGCATTGCACCCCGGCCCAGCTCCTCCCCAGGCCACGTctgccccgctgccagcacTCACCTAGCTTCAGGAGCCAGCCCTCCCGGTCGGGGTTGAAGAAGGTGTGGGTGAGGTCGTTGCCATCATCTTCAGGGATTTTGAAGGGTTCGTTCTTGATGCTCTCATAGAGATTCTGGTACAACGACACATGGCGTCAGCTCTGCTCCGCCCGGGAGCCCTGCGGCAGCCCAGCTccgcagcccagccctggcccctccGCATCCCGTCCCTCACCCGGAGCAGCTCCTCAGGTAGGTCCCCCCCATCGTTGATGCCACGGTTCATGGCGATGAAGCGCTCCGCCGTGGGTTTGTCCTTGACGTTGGGGTTGTGCAGGCTGGTGTTCAGCATGATGATAGCGAAGGAGAGCACGTAGCAGGTGTCTAcaggggcagaggggacagtCAGCTGCGAGGCAGAACGGccggggagaggggccggggcaggcgcTCACCCGTGGACTGGAAGACGCCGGGGTTGCACTGGCAGTACCGCTGGGCAAAGGCCTCCATCATCCGGTCGATCTTCTGCGCCTCTCCAGGCAGCCGGAAGCTCCACAGGAACTGCCTGCAAAGAACAAGGCGTTGCGCTGCTTTGGGGGCTCCATGCGCCCTCTGGCCATGCTCCCGTCGCTATGGCCCCCCACCAGCCCACTGCCCGTCTCCCTGATGGGACGCGGGTCAGCTCCCGGCCCGCTTCGCTCACCGCAGGGCCTGCACGAGGTTGAGGTCAGTGAACTCGTGCAGCTCCACGAAGGCATGCAGGACTTGGATGTTGAACTCGTCCCTGTGGGAACAAAGCCAGAGCACGAGGGATGCATGATCAGCAAGTCCTGTGACTGCTGAGCAGCCCCACGTCTCCCCGCCCCGCTCCAGACCCTGCTCATTTGTGGAGGGAAACCTGCAGCTACCCCCCAACTCGAGTCCTGGGCCGGTTTGCACACACCGGCCTCTGGCGAGTGCCAGCCATGGATCGAACAGCCCCGCTGCTGGCCCTCGCACCCAGGGTGCCCAGCCCCCCAGGTACCCCCACTCAGCTGCCCTGTAAGCTCAAAGAGCTGCAGCGTCCCGTCTCTCGGGCGGTGAGAGCCCAGGGCACCCTCAGGAGACCCGAGCCGCCCCAGGCCAGCGTACCTCTCGCCGAGGTAGTCACCAATGGCTGTCTTGTTGAGGCCCTCTCCCTTGTAAAGGAACTGAGCGATGTCCTCGCACGTGTTCTTCAGCAGGTCATTTTCGATCAGGAACTGGATGCCCTGGAGCGGTGCAAGAGGCACTGCTCTGGGGCTTGCTGCTGACCCcgccagcctgcctgctgcctgcccggcccctgccctggctgctggctctgccccgCACCCAGCGGGCGGCCGGGCACCTGGACCGCGAGGTGGCAGAGCCCAGCACGGCCCCGGACGGGCTGGTGAActgccccgctccccacccAGCCTGGTCCGCAGTACCTTCTTGGGATCCATGTTGAACTTCTTCCTGCCCATGGCCACCTGCTTGTTCCTCTGCATGTTTTTCCTGCAAGGCACAAAGCAGCTCTGAGCGCCCAGGAGGGgcctggctgcctcctgcccaccccCTCGCCCCTCGGGCAGAGCACTGCGGGCAGCCTGGGCCGAACAGGAGCCGAGCAGCTTTGACCGGGCCAGGCCCCCTGCGTCGAACCTGCACGGGGCGACGCTGGCACGCTGCTCCGCGCCTCTGCCCCACTCCGCGGCAGAGTGGCATGGGGCTGCTCTCGGCCTGCTGGGCCCCAGAGCAAAGAGGAGCTGCCGTGCCCCGTCCACGGGTCACCCCGTGCAGAAGGGGTGCCGGGTACAGCATCCCGGCAGGTCACCTCTGCGTGGGGGGAGCCTAGGGCACGCTGGGTGCGGCGGGGCTCTGGGGAGAGCAGCCTTCAGCCCCCAGTGGGGCCGGCGCGAGGGTGACAGCTCTCATGCCCCAGTGGGTGATTGGAAACAACGCTGGGAGTCAGCTGCCGTCGGCTGTCGGGACCCCCTAATCCCAGGCTGGCACCGCTTGCGCCAGCTCAGAATAACAAAGTCCGACAGTCGCCGTGGCCAGACAGAGGGGCTGAGGCCTGGAAAAACAGACCTTTGGAGCAGCCCGGTACCCTGCTACCGCTCCGAGCGATTCGGAGTGCCTGGGAAAGCCACCCGCACCAGCACCCACAGGATGGGGCTGCACCGCCCAGCCGCCCGCGGCTCCCACACGGCGCGAGTGAGCCGGCGTTCAGGGCCGGCCTCGCCGCAGGGGAGGGGGCTCAGCGGGGGCCCTGGACTCAGCGGAGTCCTGGGCAGAGGACTCACCGCTCCTCCGTGGACCCCAGGTTCTCGATCTCATTCGTCACCTCTGCTATCTCATCTTTCAGCCGCTGAGGGGAGAGAGCGCACTGAGACAGGAggtgcctccctccctcccaagcCCTCAAGCCCCCCAGCCCTGATGGTAGCCCCAGGGCCATTCCCCAGGAGGCCCTGGCAGCCCCTCCTCCCGTCCCACCCCGAGTGCTTCCCTGGGGCTGAACcagctcgggggggggggggcactcGCAGGGGGGCTGGCTGCACCCCACTGCTAATCCCCCTGCAGCATCGCCATGCTCCGCGCGCGCAGGAAGGAAGAGATTCAGAGGTTAACAAAATTACCCCCTAATCCCTTTAGATCATGCCCAGCATATGGCAGTAATTAGCCTCTGCTGCGTTAATCAGGGACATGACTGACGAGCGTCCCAGATGAGCACTGACCTCGCAGGCGCTTGCCAGGGCAGCGGCCTGGCCCAGAGACACGGTCCCTGCCCGTGCCAGGGAGGGGCTGGCACGGAGACGCCACTGGGCCTGGGCCACTGGGCTGGCACGGAGGGACTGCCCCGGCCCGCGGGGATCGGCACAAGCGTGGCCCGGAGCTCTGCGGGGCGCGAGGAAAAGCCGCGACCGCCTCGGCCTGGCAGGGCAGGCCGGCTGCCAGCCCAGGCCCACGTCCCCTGCTGGgaccctgccccggccccggggccccgcAGAGGCAGTGCTATCAGGCAGTGGGGCAGCAGATCACgggccctgggcagcagccgctGGCGTCCGCCCCACGGGCCCAGCTCGCCCTGCCCCgtggctccagcagctccaaTCCTCTGCCCCAGCGGGTCCACGAGAGTCCCCACGGGCCAcgaggggaggggggctggcGAGGAAAGGGGACAGGAGCACAAACCTGACCCATGGCCCTCCCTgggcctgctcctgcacggGCTCTGTGGGTCCGGGGCACTGCACCCCGATCCCCCGGCCATTACAGACAGCCCTGGCCAGGGCAGCCTCTCCTTCCCGTCTCACTTGGGCCAccctcccctttcccagcaGCGGGGCGAGGGACCCTGGACGGGGCTGCAGGGACCCTGCCCAGTGACACGGCCCGGAGATTGTcccctgcctcccaggggacagCCCCGAGCAAGGAGCTGCCACGTCCAGGACAGGGGGATCGTGCATGCGGGCGGTGGCCCTCAGCATCACACCTGTATgtcagccagcagctcctgcttgcGGCGGCGGATGTTCTCCAGCTCCTGGCACTCCTCCGGGGTCAGGTCACTGGGCACTGAGCGGAGACACAGTCAGGTCAGCACGCGTGGCCGTGGGAACCATCCCCGCCAGGCTCCAGCGCAGCCTCTGCTCCCGGCCGGCAGCCCGGGACCTGTCAGGAGCTGGGACGCGGAACTGCCGGGTGCCCGGAGGAGCCGGGTGGCGAGCCACCCTGCCCTCGGCCCCGCACAGCAGCCAACTGCCACCGATGGCACGCAAGGAATGTGAGGGCTAGGGCATCGCCCCGCTGGGCTGCGGCAGCGGCTGCAGCGGGGGAGCCGGGCACTGCTGGTTCCTGCTGATTCAGCCCGCGGCGGCCCGGCAGCGAGGGCGGCAAGGACCAGCACGGCCCCTGGACCAGCTCCAGCGctcctccccccggccccggccccggtcctGCCACCCTGCCAAGTCCGGTTTAACTCCACTCTACCCTAGCTGGGCCGGTGTCGGTGCCTGTCCCGGTCCCTGCCGTGGCTGGGCGGCTCTGCTGTGTCCCATGGTACCGGGCTCCACACGGACCTGGAGCCCTACAGGTTGCTCCGCCGCACCGGGCCAGCCCCAGGGAAAACCAGCTCCTGGCCGTCCTGGCGGCCCCCTCTGTGCTGGATCTGTCCTTCCGAGCCAGGGCCCAGAGCCAGCAGACCCTCCGGACAAAGCTTGCCCACACACCATGCCACCTACACCTCCctggcaccccctccccaacaCCATCCCCGAGGCTCAAGCCTGGGGCCGCCGCACGCTCCCCCTCGCTCCCGAGCCCTGCAGCTCCCGGGACATTCCTGGAGCTCCCCGCTGCGTGACCTGCTCTGCACCGACACGGCATCCTGCTTCTGTTCCCTCCTGTCCCCAAGGTCACCCGCTCCTCCCACGGCACTCCTGGCCCTCGCCTACCACCCCTGCCTCCCACCTCTGCCAGCAGGTTCCAGCAGCTCCCTCGCACGCCACACCAAGGCCGCCCGTGAAAACACCAAAGCACCGTCCCTCCAGTGCCGTCCCCgagggaggcggcggcagcACCCCCCCGGCTCGGCCCTCACGCTGCTTCCtgcccaggggtgctggggacaggcgCGTGGCAGGGCTGCCACTGCCCTCTCCATCCCCAAACATTACCGCTCCGTTCTGCCGAGGCCCTGCGTGCCACCATGGCCATGGTCTCCGGGCCACCGCTGCCACCACCCCAGACTCACCTGGAGCATCCCCAGCGCGGCCGCCTGCCCTGTCCCGGCGCCCAGTGACGCCACGTGCCTTTGGACCGGCACCGTCCTCAACTGCGCATCGTTCCTCCCCGAGCCGCCACCTCCTCCATGGGAGCCGCACACGCCCCCGGGGCGATCACGACCACGCAAACCGAATCTCTGAACTCAGCAGTTCCCTGGCTGCGCTCGGGCTTTCCGACGAGCTTCCTCCTTTGCAAAAATCCCCCACTGCCAAGGTCAGTGGCAGCCTCGGCTTGCAACACCATTCCTCCAGACCCGACGGCAACACTTCCCAATATTTACAGTCTCCAACGCTAGGAAGCACGAACCAGACAACCCGGCTCATGGCACCAggttaaaagttatttaaactTAAAATACCGGAGGCCTTGCCTTATACATCCAAGCACCTTTCGCGCACCCCAGTGCCGTTCCCGCAGGCACTCGGCCCCTCCTGCCCGGTGCCCAGGGCACCCGGCAAGCCCAGGCTTGCCGCGGGAGGGCCGAGCTGCATCGCACACCCGTTGCCAGCCACTAAACCCCCTAAATCCCTGGGCTGCAGCGCACGCCGCAGGACcctcccgcccggccgcggccgcaGCCGCAGGGGAGGTGAAGTTTGGTGCCAGGGCTGGACCTGCCCCAGGGCGAGCCAGCGAGGGCGGGAGGCTGGAGCCAGCAAAGGGACCCGCTGGCACTCGGCCGATGAGCAGCAAGGGagccctggcaggagcagctctgcctcccctgcccaccTGCGACCGGGCAGGGGTCTCGGCAGGCCCCGGGGCAGGCGCAGCAGAGAATgagaggctgcagggcagagggggcCAGCGGGTCTGTACCAGGGCCCGGGAAGGTCCCTCCCCATCCGCGCTGCTGCGGTGGAGGGTGAGCACTCGTGACACCCGCCCAGCCAtgtcagcagcagccagaggaagagaaacCCCAGACGCAAGAGCTTttctggggaaggaagagggcGTTAACCCTTCCCCGGCACTCTGCACAGCACCCACCCCGCAGCGCCGAGCAGAGCCCGAACGGCTCCCGAGAGGCTGGCGAGCCTCGCCACGGGACGCAGGGAAGGGGAGGCCGGAGCACGCGCTTGCTGCCCCAGCTTCACCCCAGCACAGGAGTTGGGGCACAGCGACCCACGGGACTGCGGGAGTCCCAGTGCTGACGCCTGATCCCCGCCAGCACGAGGCCCCAGCGCAGGGCCCCGGGGGctcccacagctcctgctgccgAGAGCTGAGCCTGAGGACCCTGCAGACGGCGGCAACAGGAGGGCAGCAAGGGGCACCGGCAGGATTTGTCCATCTGTCCCGGGCTCCGAGGTCgctgggggctgcggcagctgggagcaggaggaggagcaggagcaggtcACCCGCTCCCGCCGTGCCCAGCACAGAGCCAAGCCGCCCATGGCGTGCGGGGGCCACGCTCGTCCCCTGTGCTCCTTCCTACGCCGCTGCCCTGAGAGAAGCGGGCAGGGCCAGTGGCACGGGAGCGGGGCAGACACGGAGCCACCTGCCCACCTCCCCCTCGCCCGGCCCCACCAGCCTCCCCGCGTCCCTGGGCCAGGCTCACCGCTGTCCTCCGCCCTGAGCACCATCCTGGCAGGCCGTCTCCACCGGCTCGGTCGGCTGTGCCCGTGCTGCCCGCAGCTTTGGAGAGGTGCTGCTGTTTTGGGGCGCGGGCACCTGCCCGCCCCGGTGCTTCCTGGGGTGAGTCAGGGCCGCGACGGGCCAATGAGCTCCGGGGCCGCCCGGGCGTCATCCCGGCCTCGCCAGGAGCTGACACCAGCAACACCCTGTTCCTGCCGCAACGAGCCCGGAGCCTCCAGAGCCTTAACTCCTCTGCTCCCGGCCGGGCGGGGAACGGGGCAGCCAGGGCCCTGCTCCGCATCCTCGGCCCCGGGGTGGGGGACGTGATGCGTTGGGGTCCCTGCCAGGCCGGCGCTGGGGGCTGGCCCAGCCCCTCCCTCCTTGGGGGCTGCCTCCGAGCACACCCTGAGCTCGCTGTGGCAACGCTGGGGTCCCCTCCCCTGCACCGGCTggggccccccaccccagcagactcccagccctgccccacagctccccatCCGGCTCCGCCAGACTCCCCACTGCAGGTCCAGGTCCTGTGCAGGCTGTAAGGACCGAGCCCCGGGCAGGACCGGCAGCGCTGCGGGGACCACCGGTGCCCGCTGCCCTCTGCAGACTCCACGGCAGCGCACGCGGCCGGACGGGACCAGGACGGGACCTGAGCGAACCCCCAGCATGTCCCTGTCCCACTATCAGCTGCCTGGAGAGGCCATGTGAGCCTCGGCCACCTTGACTCAGCTAAATCCTGCTCGGCAGCGTGAGATGGAGAAACAGCACCCAGAATGCCGGCTACggagcaaggggaggaagggCTGTGGAAGCCTTGCGTCGGTCCTTCGGCCCACAGCCGTGCTGCGCCGCTACTCAGCCCTCGCGCCGGCCCACGCCATGCCTGTGCCGGGCCGTGCCGCGCTGCAGGGGCAAAGGCACTGGGTTTAGGCAGACTGTGGGGACGAAACCACAGTGCCGGCAGTGGCTGTTGCTGGGCTCTTCTGCGGGGCACTGCTGCCCGCCGCCACCGTGCCCCATGGCTGGGGGGCCCGCGGGGCCCCAAGAAACTTCCTGCCCGTCTCAGCACACCACATCCTGTTTTCACTGCGCTGTGCGCGCATCCTGGGTTGCGTCAGCCCCGTCCTTCCCCATCGACAGCTGAGGTGTGTCAGGAGAAGGGTTCAGGGACTGGGAACTCCAGGAAAGACCCTCCCAGGCGGCCGGGCCCCGTGCCCAGAGCCAGCCAGGGCCCTCGTGCTGCtttggcacagccctgcccgtCACCCCCGCTCCCTGTGCCCAGAGCCTGGCAGGGAACCCGCAGCCACAGCCGCTGCCTTGCTCCCCGCCAGCTCCGGCCTCCTGCACCCCCCACGCACAGAGCCCCGGCCCGCGGCATGGCCGGGTGAGCACCGGCTTGGCCACGTCCACAGGCACCGAGCACCGCGCAGGTGCCGGAAGCGCCGCCCGGCAGGCACCTTGCTT contains:
- the CYTH1 gene encoding cytohesin-1 isoform X2 is translated as MEEEGGYVPSDLTPEECQELENIRRRKQELLADIQRLKDEIAEVTNEIENLGSTEERKNMQRNKQVAMGRKKFNMDPKKGIQFLIENDLLKNTCEDIAQFLYKGEGLNKTAIGDYLGERDEFNIQVLHAFVELHEFTDLNLVQALRQFLWSFRLPGEAQKIDRMMEAFAQRYCQCNPGVFQSTDTCYVLSFAIIMLNTSLHNPNVKDKPTAERFIAMNRGINDGGDLPEELLRNLYESIKNEPFKIPEDDGNDLTHTFFNPDREGWLLKLGGRVKTWKRRWFILTDNCLYYFEYTTDKEPRGIIPLENLSIREVDDSKKPNCFELYIPDNKDQVIKACKTEADGRVVEGNHTVYRISAPTPEEKEEWIKCIKAAISRDPFYEMLAARKKKVSSTKRH
- the CYTH1 gene encoding cytohesin-1 isoform X1, with protein sequence MVLRAEDSVPSDLTPEECQELENIRRRKQELLADIQRLKDEIAEVTNEIENLGSTEERKNMQRNKQVAMGRKKFNMDPKKGIQFLIENDLLKNTCEDIAQFLYKGEGLNKTAIGDYLGERDEFNIQVLHAFVELHEFTDLNLVQALRQFLWSFRLPGEAQKIDRMMEAFAQRYCQCNPGVFQSTDTCYVLSFAIIMLNTSLHNPNVKDKPTAERFIAMNRGINDGGDLPEELLRNLYESIKNEPFKIPEDDGNDLTHTFFNPDREGWLLKLGGRVKTWKRRWFILTDNCLYYFEYTTDKEPRGIIPLENLSIREVDDSKKPNCFELYIPDNKDQVIKACKTEADGRVVEGNHTVYRISAPTPEEKEEWIKCIKAAISRDPFYEMLAARKKKVSSTKRH